In Geopsychrobacter electrodiphilus DSM 16401, a single window of DNA contains:
- a CDS encoding glycosyltransferase encodes MKVSSQQRHILIAWELGGGLGHITRIASIAKGFIARGDRVSLCLQDLSRAYEFVAHLPVGLYQAPVWLPRLRTEREPVCFSDILLHKGYGNARGLLTLTLAWQTLFKTLQPDLLLLDYAPTAFLAARDGTIPKVIISSGFGESTAGLPDRCLRPWNEDGQKQTQSSEKLVVGIVNQVLKKCRVSPIRQVSDLFQADHIFLFMVPEIDMQKNWRSATYLRPPQETGSMEPAIWPTEAGKRVFAYLKPSARLCLATIASIAALDCVGLIVCAGLPEKAREEFQRPGLKICVEPCDLSEALEVADVVVCHAGKNTLSDALFAGKPVLLLPEQLEQFHNALQVEKLGAGLYVREGASQQQIQDDLSTLLEDSRFSAVGESLAKKNAALKRIEPVTAVVDHCERLIASTLRA; translated from the coding sequence ATGAAGGTCTCCTCCCAACAGCGCCATATCTTGATTGCCTGGGAACTCGGCGGTGGCTTGGGCCATATCACCCGGATTGCCTCGATCGCCAAAGGATTCATCGCCAGAGGGGACCGCGTCTCCTTGTGCCTGCAGGATCTTTCCCGGGCCTATGAGTTTGTTGCCCACCTTCCGGTTGGGCTTTATCAGGCCCCGGTCTGGTTGCCGCGCCTGCGGACAGAGCGCGAGCCGGTCTGTTTCTCCGACATTTTGTTGCATAAAGGCTACGGAAACGCGAGGGGACTTTTGACCCTGACCCTGGCCTGGCAGACCTTGTTTAAAACCCTTCAGCCCGATTTGCTGTTGCTGGATTACGCCCCCACGGCATTTTTAGCTGCGCGCGATGGGACAATTCCCAAAGTCATCATCAGTTCAGGGTTCGGGGAGAGCACCGCGGGGTTGCCGGATCGCTGCCTGCGGCCCTGGAACGAAGACGGCCAGAAGCAGACCCAGTCGAGTGAAAAGCTGGTTGTCGGTATTGTCAATCAGGTTTTGAAAAAGTGCAGGGTCTCACCCATTCGGCAGGTATCCGATCTCTTTCAGGCAGACCATATTTTTCTGTTCATGGTCCCTGAAATCGATATGCAGAAGAATTGGCGATCTGCGACCTATCTGCGCCCGCCTCAGGAGACGGGGAGTATGGAGCCTGCGATCTGGCCGACAGAAGCGGGGAAGAGGGTTTTTGCCTATCTCAAGCCGTCCGCCAGGCTGTGTCTGGCCACAATCGCGAGCATCGCGGCGTTGGATTGTGTCGGCCTGATTGTTTGCGCAGGCTTGCCAGAGAAGGCACGGGAAGAGTTTCAGCGGCCAGGGCTGAAGATCTGTGTCGAACCCTGCGATTTGAGCGAGGCACTGGAGGTCGCAGATGTTGTCGTCTGCCACGCGGGGAAGAACACCCTCTCTGACGCCTTGTTCGCCGGGAAACCTGTGCTGCTGCTCCCTGAGCAGCTTGAGCAGTTTCATAATGCGCTTCAGGTTGAAAAACTGGGGGCTGGTCTCTATGTCAGGGAGGGCGCCAGTCAACAGCAGATTCAAGATGACCTGTCCACACTGCTGGAGGACTCGCGTTTTTCCGCAGTCGGTGAATCGCTGGCGAAGAAAAATGCCGCCTTGAAGCGAATCGAGCCAGTGACCGCAGTTGTGGATCACTGCGAACGCTTGATAGCAAGCACTCTGAGGGCGTAA
- a CDS encoding TolC family protein, with amino-acid sequence MIARFRPKAFSALSFLLIFCCVSSAFAEQLDFESLLSAAQKNCYEIKIAGEDVQASQAYIGEAMADYYPQLSVRLGNEYVHAFEVNAGVATVGDAVIANNSSGYKHSLIAGLSYNLFDFGVRKLTVENAKKQVQIASLTEKQTFIDLRKKLLTAYANGLKLQKQIQVQGVILDRQDKIFHLSKQLKQAGTLGREQLGTAAINLAETLSQLGVLKVRFQDALDSFSSYTRQTYRGEQIHLAELAPVDGILTRIDLDVAPEVLVARQQTEKKEAELSMLKRSMLPKLTLYGSYRMFGSNTDSFAHSLTDLKSREASVTVYLEWPLFSGFESQAKRLRLQHEIAGLRYQQQLKKAELEQELSQDVNRYETYAAGEAKRLRQLEQIAQAQDDAVQLAAQQISDQVSFQRKIIELTRQRLNVELWQVDYATSALTLDFLHKALQ; translated from the coding sequence GTGATTGCTCGGTTCCGGCCAAAGGCCTTCTCGGCCCTTTCGTTTTTACTGATTTTCTGTTGTGTCTCTTCCGCTTTTGCGGAGCAACTCGATTTCGAGTCGCTTTTGTCTGCTGCACAGAAAAACTGCTACGAGATTAAAATCGCCGGGGAAGATGTTCAGGCCAGCCAGGCCTACATAGGTGAGGCCATGGCGGACTATTATCCGCAGTTGTCAGTGCGTCTCGGCAACGAATATGTCCATGCCTTCGAGGTGAATGCCGGTGTCGCTACGGTCGGCGATGCCGTGATTGCCAATAATAGCTCCGGCTATAAGCATTCCCTGATCGCCGGCCTCAGTTACAATCTGTTCGATTTTGGCGTGCGAAAACTGACCGTTGAGAACGCGAAAAAACAAGTGCAGATTGCCAGTTTAACGGAAAAACAGACGTTTATTGACCTCCGCAAAAAACTTTTGACCGCTTACGCAAACGGCTTGAAATTGCAAAAACAGATTCAGGTCCAGGGGGTGATCCTCGATCGGCAAGACAAGATCTTCCACCTGAGCAAACAGCTGAAACAGGCAGGCACTCTCGGCCGTGAGCAGCTCGGGACCGCCGCAATAAATCTGGCGGAAACGCTGAGTCAGCTGGGGGTTCTGAAGGTTCGTTTTCAGGATGCGTTAGACAGTTTTTCCTCCTATACCCGGCAAACCTATCGCGGCGAACAGATTCACCTGGCGGAGCTGGCTCCCGTTGACGGCATTCTTACCCGTATCGATCTGGATGTTGCGCCTGAGGTTCTGGTTGCCCGGCAGCAGACTGAAAAGAAAGAGGCCGAACTGTCGATGCTGAAACGTTCGATGTTGCCTAAACTGACCCTGTATGGATCCTACCGAATGTTCGGCAGCAATACGGACAGTTTTGCCCATTCCCTGACAGATCTTAAGTCCAGAGAGGCCTCGGTCACGGTTTACCTGGAGTGGCCCCTCTTCAGCGGTTTTGAAAGCCAGGCGAAGAGGCTGCGGTTGCAACATGAAATAGCCGGCCTTCGCTATCAACAACAGCTGAAAAAGGCTGAACTCGAACAGGAACTCTCGCAGGACGTTAACCGTTATGAGACCTACGCGGCAGGTGAGGCGAAGAGGCTGCGGCAACTGGAGCAGATTGCGCAGGCGCAGGATGACGCCGTGCAGTTGGCGGCGCAGCAGATTTCGGATCAGGTCAGCTTCCAGCGCAAAATAATCGAACTGACCCGGCAGCGTCTTAACGTTGAATTGTGGCAGGTCGATTATGCTACTTCTGCGTTAACTCTCGACTTCCTGCATAAGGCCCTGCAATGA